One window of the Streptomyces sp. NBC_00259 genome contains the following:
- a CDS encoding ABC transporter permease, giving the protein MTTETSRIHNIGYRNYDGARLGRAYARRSLYTQSLRGAYGLGRSAKSKVLPMILFAVMCVPAAIVVAVAVATKMKELPLDYTRYAIVTQAVIGLFLAAQAPQSVSRDLRFKTVPLYFSRPIERVDYVLAKLGAMASALFVLTATPLVILYIGSLLAKMDFAEQSKGFAQGLVSVALLSLFFGGLGLVMAALTPRRGFGVAAVIATLTITYGAVSTLQAIAYETGSEGVVEWLGLFSPITLIDGVQTAFLGATTSYPGGQGPGTGAGVVYLLVVLALIAGSYGVLMRRYRKVGL; this is encoded by the coding sequence ATGACCACCGAGACGTCCCGTATCCACAACATCGGATACCGCAACTACGACGGCGCCCGGCTCGGCCGTGCCTACGCGCGGCGCTCGCTCTACACACAGTCGCTGCGCGGCGCCTACGGACTCGGCCGCTCCGCCAAGTCCAAGGTGCTGCCGATGATCCTCTTCGCGGTGATGTGCGTGCCGGCGGCGATCGTCGTCGCCGTCGCGGTGGCCACGAAGATGAAGGAACTGCCGCTCGACTACACGCGCTACGCGATCGTCACCCAGGCGGTCATCGGCCTCTTCCTCGCCGCTCAGGCACCCCAGTCCGTGTCCCGGGACCTGCGCTTCAAGACCGTGCCCCTGTACTTCTCGCGGCCCATCGAACGCGTCGACTACGTCCTCGCCAAGCTCGGAGCGATGGCCTCGGCGCTGTTCGTCCTCACCGCCACCCCGCTGGTGATCCTCTACATCGGCTCGCTGCTGGCGAAGATGGACTTCGCCGAGCAGAGCAAGGGATTCGCACAGGGACTGGTCTCCGTGGCACTCCTCTCGCTCTTCTTCGGCGGTCTCGGCCTCGTCATGGCCGCGCTCACCCCGCGCAGGGGCTTCGGCGTCGCCGCCGTCATCGCCACCCTGACGATCACCTACGGCGCGGTCTCCACGCTCCAGGCCATCGCCTACGAGACCGGGTCCGAGGGTGTCGTGGAGTGGCTGGGCCTCTTCTCACCCATCACCCTCATCGACGGAGTGCAGACCGCCTTCCTCGGCGCGACCACCTCCTACCCGGGCGGGCAGGGGCCGGGGACGGGGGCCGGCGTGGTCTATCTGCTGGTCGTCCTCGCGCTCATCGCCGGCTCCTACGGCGTCCTGATGCGCCGCTACCGAAAGGTCGGGCTGTGA
- the serS gene encoding serine--tRNA ligase, translated as MIDLRLLREDPDRVRASQRARGEDVELVDALLSADERRRSSGVRFDELRSEQKSLGKLIPKASPDERTELLKKAEQLKTDVKAAEAEQNEADEETRRLLLRLGNLIHPDVPVGGEEDFVVLETHGTIRDFGAEGFEPKDHLELGEALGAIDVERGAKVSGSRFYYLTGVGALLELALVNAAIAQATEAGFIPMLTPALVRPRAMEGTGFLGQAAENVYHLEKDDYYLVGTSEVPLAAYHMDEILDADKLPLRYAGFSPCFRREAGTYGKDTRGIFRVHQFDKVEMFSYIDPDDAENEHKRLLDWEKQWLTALELPFQVIDVASGDLGASASRKFDCEAWIPTQGKYRELTSASNCDGFQARRLSVRMRDGKKVKPLATLNGTLCAVPRTIVAILENHQLADGSVRVPEVLRPYLGGREVLEPIAK; from the coding sequence GTGATTGACCTTCGCCTGCTCCGTGAGGACCCCGACCGTGTTCGCGCCTCCCAGCGCGCCCGTGGAGAGGACGTCGAACTCGTCGACGCCCTGCTCTCCGCCGATGAGCGGCGCAGGTCGTCCGGCGTCCGCTTCGACGAACTCCGCTCCGAGCAGAAGTCGCTCGGCAAGCTCATCCCCAAGGCGTCTCCGGACGAGCGCACCGAGCTGCTGAAGAAGGCCGAACAGCTCAAGACCGACGTCAAGGCCGCCGAGGCCGAGCAGAACGAGGCCGACGAGGAGACCCGTCGGCTGCTGCTCCGGCTGGGCAATCTGATCCACCCGGACGTCCCCGTCGGCGGCGAGGAGGACTTCGTCGTCCTGGAGACGCACGGCACGATCCGCGACTTCGGCGCCGAGGGCTTCGAGCCCAAGGACCACCTGGAGCTCGGCGAGGCGCTCGGCGCCATCGACGTCGAGCGAGGGGCGAAGGTGTCGGGCTCGCGCTTCTACTACCTGACGGGTGTCGGCGCGCTCCTGGAGCTCGCCCTCGTCAACGCGGCGATCGCGCAGGCGACGGAGGCCGGCTTCATCCCGATGCTGACCCCGGCGCTGGTCCGGCCGCGCGCCATGGAGGGCACCGGCTTCCTGGGCCAGGCCGCGGAGAACGTGTACCACCTGGAGAAGGACGACTACTACCTGGTCGGCACCTCCGAGGTCCCGCTCGCGGCGTACCACATGGACGAGATCCTCGACGCCGACAAGCTGCCGCTGCGGTACGCGGGCTTCTCCCCGTGCTTCCGCCGCGAGGCCGGTACGTACGGCAAGGACACGCGTGGCATCTTCCGCGTCCACCAGTTCGACAAGGTCGAGATGTTCTCGTACATCGACCCGGACGACGCCGAGAACGAGCACAAGCGGCTGCTGGACTGGGAGAAGCAGTGGCTGACCGCCCTGGAGCTGCCGTTCCAGGTGATCGACGTCGCGTCGGGCGATCTGGGCGCGTCGGCGTCGCGGAAGTTCGACTGCGAGGCGTGGATCCCGACCCAGGGCAAGTACCGCGAGCTGACGTCGGCGTCCAACTGCGACGGGTTCCAGGCGCGCCGGCTGTCGGTGCGGATGCGTGACGGAAAGAAGGTCAAGCCGCTCGCGACGCTGAACGGCACGCTGTGCGCCGTGCCGCGCACGATCGTGGCGATCCTGGAGAACCACCAGCTGGCGGACGGTTCGGTGCGGGTGCCCGAGGTGCTCCGGCCGTACCTCGGTGGCCGTGAGGTCCTGGAGCCGATCGCCAAGTGA
- a CDS encoding ABC transporter permease subunit, producing the protein MYNPTVARLTYRALLGRRRAAVLFILPGLLLLIAAAVRAFNGVDDQIAADVLGGFAIATMVPLIGVIAGTGAIGPEIDDGSIVYLLAKPVKRPTIIITKLIVAIAVTMAFSAIPTFIAGYILNGNGQQIAMAYTVAALVASIAYAALFLLLGTISRHAVVIGLVYALVWETLFGSLVPGARTLSVQQWSLALAEKIGGEGMITSDVGLPLAVALLVGVTLLATGYAGQKLRTLTLAGEE; encoded by the coding sequence ATGTACAACCCGACAGTCGCCCGGCTCACCTACCGGGCCCTTCTCGGCCGTCGCCGTGCTGCGGTCCTCTTCATCCTCCCGGGGCTGCTGCTGCTCATCGCCGCTGCGGTACGGGCCTTCAACGGGGTGGACGACCAGATCGCCGCCGACGTGCTGGGCGGATTCGCCATCGCCACGATGGTGCCGCTGATCGGTGTGATCGCCGGCACGGGTGCGATCGGGCCCGAGATCGATGACGGCTCGATCGTCTATCTGCTGGCCAAGCCGGTGAAGCGGCCGACGATCATCATCACCAAGCTGATCGTGGCGATCGCCGTGACGATGGCGTTCTCCGCGATCCCCACCTTCATCGCCGGATACATCCTCAACGGCAACGGACAGCAGATCGCGATGGCCTACACCGTCGCGGCGCTGGTCGCGTCGATCGCGTACGCCGCGTTGTTCCTGCTGCTCGGCACGATCAGCCGGCACGCGGTCGTCATCGGTCTGGTCTACGCGCTGGTGTGGGAGACGCTCTTCGGCAGCCTGGTACCGGGCGCGCGGACACTCAGCGTCCAGCAGTGGTCGCTGGCCCTCGCCGAGAAGATCGGCGGCGAAGGGATGATCACCTCCGATGTGGGGCTGCCGCTCGCGGTGGCGCTGCTCGTGGGCGTCACGCTGCTGGCCACGGGATACGCCGGGCAGAAGCTGCGGACGCTGACGCTGGCGGGCGAGGAGTAG
- a CDS encoding SGM_3592 family protein: MSEEPKPGQGEGPDPGHGPGQDPGQDPQSGEDARNEARDHARDDAWDKAVLDEDFVRGAETAEPSARARMLAARWRGSAPEPQPWRSDEPPAGWFWSRARRRRRGLWRRRKDKD, translated from the coding sequence ATGTCCGAGGAGCCGAAACCGGGACAGGGAGAGGGGCCCGATCCAGGACACGGTCCGGGGCAGGATCCGGGGCAGGATCCGCAGTCCGGGGAGGACGCCCGGAACGAGGCCCGGGACCACGCCCGGGACGACGCCTGGGACAAGGCCGTCCTCGACGAGGACTTCGTACGAGGCGCGGAGACCGCCGAGCCGTCCGCCCGGGCCCGGATGCTCGCCGCGCGGTGGCGGGGCTCGGCGCCCGAGCCGCAGCCGTGGCGGTCCGACGAACCACCGGCGGGCTGGTTCTGGAGCCGGGCGCGCAGACGGCGCCGAGGGCTGTGGCGGCGGCGCAAGGACAAGGACTGA
- the pheA gene encoding prephenate dehydratase — MSATRYTYLGPEGTFTEAALRTLPEAATRELVPMVSVPAALDAVRNGEAAAALVPIENSVEGGVTATLDELASGEPLMIYREVLLPITFALLVRPGTKLSDVKTVTGHPVAQPQVRNWLRAHLPDALWESAASNADGARLVQEGRFDAAFAGEFAAATYGLEALVTEIHDAQNAETRFVLVGRPARPAAPTGADKTSVVIWQRDDHPGALLELLQEFAVRGVNLMLLQSRPTGAGIGNYCFAIDAEGHVSDRRVGEALMGLKRICPQVRFLGSYPQAGVSASGSTGRTPRPGTSDAEFVAAADWLARCQDGRA; from the coding sequence ATGTCCGCCACGCGCTACACCTATCTCGGCCCCGAGGGCACCTTCACGGAGGCCGCCCTGCGCACCCTCCCGGAAGCCGCGACCCGGGAACTCGTCCCGATGGTGTCCGTACCGGCCGCCCTCGACGCCGTGCGCAACGGTGAGGCCGCGGCCGCGCTCGTGCCGATCGAGAACTCGGTGGAGGGCGGCGTCACCGCGACCCTCGACGAACTGGCCTCGGGCGAACCGCTGATGATCTACCGCGAGGTGCTGCTGCCGATCACCTTCGCCCTGCTCGTACGGCCGGGTACGAAGCTGTCGGACGTGAAGACGGTGACCGGTCACCCCGTCGCCCAGCCTCAGGTGCGCAACTGGCTGCGCGCCCATCTGCCCGACGCGCTGTGGGAGTCGGCGGCGTCGAACGCGGACGGTGCCCGGCTGGTCCAGGAGGGCCGGTTCGACGCGGCCTTCGCGGGTGAGTTCGCGGCGGCGACGTACGGGCTCGAGGCGCTGGTCACCGAGATCCACGACGCGCAGAACGCGGAGACGCGCTTCGTGCTGGTGGGCCGTCCGGCCCGGCCCGCGGCCCCGACCGGCGCGGACAAGACGTCGGTGGTCATCTGGCAGCGCGACGACCACCCGGGCGCGCTGCTGGAGCTGCTCCAGGAGTTCGCGGTGCGCGGGGTCAACCTGATGCTGCTCCAGTCACGCCCCACGGGCGCGGGCATCGGGAACTACTGCTTCGCGATCGACGCCGAGGGCCATGTCTCGGACCGCCGGGTCGGCGAGGCGCTGATGGGGCTGAAGCGCATCTGTCCCCAGGTGCGGTTCCTGGGGTCGTATCCGCAGGCGGGGGTGTCCGCTTCCGGGAGCACGGGGCGCACGCCGCGGCCCGGGACGTCGGACGCGGAGTTCGTGGCCGCGGCCGACTGGCTGGCGCGCTGCCAGGACGGCCGCGCGTAA
- the efeB gene encoding iron uptake transporter deferrochelatase/peroxidase subunit: protein MSDIEISRRRLLGTVGAAGATGIALGAVSGAAGYVAAAGDPATALATVGSASEAFHGEHQAGITTPLQSRGHLIAFDLAPGAGRKEAVALMRRWSATAARLMAGEPAGDGDTGVALDAGPSSLTLTFGFGRTFFDRTKLTARRPVALDPLPAFSSDQLDPRRSDGDLWVQIGADDALVAFHALRAVQKDAGEAARVRWQMNGFNRSPGATAEPMTARNLMGQVDGTRNPKPSEADFDRRIFVPSAGAEGPYAWMAGGSYAVVRRIRMLLDDWEKLPLKEQEQVIGRRKSDGAPLTGGSETTELDLDRTGPDGTLVIPANAHARISAPEQNAGAAMLRRPYSYHDGIAADGTPDAGLLFVCWQADPLRGFVPVQRKLDRGDALSPFIRHEASGLFAVPGGPGSGEYVGQRLLES, encoded by the coding sequence ATGAGCGACATCGAGATCTCGCGACGCAGGCTCCTCGGCACCGTGGGCGCCGCAGGCGCGACCGGCATCGCCCTGGGCGCCGTCAGCGGTGCCGCCGGATACGTGGCAGCCGCCGGCGACCCGGCGACCGCCCTGGCGACGGTCGGTTCCGCCAGCGAGGCCTTCCACGGCGAGCACCAGGCGGGCATCACCACCCCCCTGCAGTCCCGCGGCCATCTGATCGCCTTCGACCTGGCGCCGGGTGCGGGCCGCAAGGAAGCGGTCGCCCTGATGCGCCGGTGGTCGGCGACCGCGGCCCGGCTGATGGCGGGCGAACCGGCCGGCGACGGCGACACGGGTGTCGCGCTCGACGCCGGCCCCTCCTCGCTCACTCTCACCTTCGGCTTCGGCCGGACCTTCTTCGACCGCACCAAGCTGACCGCGCGGCGCCCCGTCGCACTCGATCCGCTGCCCGCGTTCTCCAGCGACCAGCTCGATCCGCGCCGCTCCGACGGCGATCTGTGGGTGCAGATCGGCGCCGACGACGCGCTCGTCGCCTTCCACGCGCTGCGCGCCGTGCAGAAGGACGCGGGCGAGGCGGCGCGGGTGCGCTGGCAGATGAACGGCTTCAACCGGTCGCCCGGCGCGACCGCGGAGCCGATGACCGCACGCAATCTGATGGGCCAGGTCGACGGCACCCGCAATCCGAAGCCGTCCGAGGCGGACTTCGACCGCCGGATCTTCGTCCCGTCCGCCGGCGCCGAGGGTCCGTACGCATGGATGGCGGGCGGCTCGTACGCCGTCGTACGCCGTATCCGCATGCTGCTCGACGACTGGGAGAAGCTGCCCCTGAAGGAACAGGAGCAGGTGATCGGACGCCGCAAGTCGGACGGCGCGCCCCTGACCGGCGGCAGCGAGACGACCGAGCTCGATCTCGACAGGACCGGCCCCGACGGCACCCTGGTCATCCCGGCCAACGCCCACGCCCGGATCTCCGCACCGGAGCAGAACGCCGGCGCGGCCATGCTGCGCAGGCCGTACTCGTACCACGACGGCATCGCGGCGGACGGCACACCCGACGCCGGGCTGCTCTTCGTCTGCTGGCAGGCGGACCCGCTCAGGGGCTTCGTGCCCGTCCAGCGCAAGCTCGACCGTGGTGACGCGCTGTCCCCGTTCATCCGCCACGAGGCGAGCGGTCTCTTCGCCGTGCCCGGTGGGCCCGGCAGCGGCGAGTACGTCGGCCAGCGGCTGCTGGAATCGTGA
- a CDS encoding ABC transporter ATP-binding protein, with product MTTINIDHASRWFGNVVAVNDVTMTIGPGVTGLLGPNGAGKSTLINMMGGFLAPSTGTVTLDGQTIWRNETVYRQIGVVPEREAMYDFLTGREFVVANAELHGLGAKEAQHALATVEMEPAQDRKIATYSKGMRQRVKMASALVHDPSVLLLDEPFNGMDPRQRMQLMDLLRRMGAEGRTVLFSSHILEEVEQLASHIEVIVAGRHAASGDFRKIRRLMTDRPHRYLVRSSDDRALAAALIADPSTAGIEVDLQEGALRIQAVDFGRFTELLPKVAREHSIRLLTVSPSDESLESVFSYLVAA from the coding sequence GTGACAACGATCAACATCGACCACGCGTCGCGCTGGTTCGGCAACGTGGTCGCCGTCAACGACGTGACCATGACCATCGGACCGGGCGTCACCGGGCTCCTCGGACCCAACGGGGCCGGCAAGTCCACGCTCATCAACATGATGGGTGGATTCCTCGCCCCCTCCACAGGCACGGTCACCCTCGACGGGCAGACGATCTGGCGCAACGAGACGGTCTACCGGCAGATCGGTGTCGTGCCCGAGCGCGAGGCGATGTACGACTTCCTGACGGGGCGGGAATTCGTCGTCGCCAACGCCGAACTGCACGGACTGGGCGCGAAGGAAGCCCAGCACGCGCTGGCCACGGTGGAGATGGAGCCGGCGCAGGACCGCAAGATCGCGACGTACAGCAAGGGCATGCGCCAGCGCGTGAAGATGGCGTCCGCGCTCGTGCACGACCCGAGCGTGCTGCTCCTCGACGAGCCCTTCAACGGCATGGACCCGCGCCAGCGCATGCAGCTCATGGACCTGCTCCGGCGGATGGGCGCGGAGGGCCGCACGGTCCTGTTCTCGTCCCACATCCTGGAGGAGGTCGAGCAGCTCGCCTCGCACATCGAGGTGATCGTCGCGGGACGGCACGCGGCGAGCGGCGACTTCCGCAAGATCCGCCGGCTGATGACCGACCGGCCGCACCGCTACCTGGTCCGCTCCAGCGACGACCGGGCACTCGCCGCCGCGCTGATCGCCGACCCGTCGACGGCCGGCATCGAAGTGGACCTCCAGGAGGGCGCGTTGCGGATCCAGGCGGTCGACTTCGGGCGGTTCACGGAACTGCTGCCGAAGGTCGCCCGTGAGCACTCCATCCGGCTGCTGACGGTCTCGCCCTCGGACGAGTCCCTCGAGTCGGTCTTCTCCTACCTCGTTGCCGCCTAG
- a CDS encoding ABC transporter ATP-binding protein → MIVTESLSKRFPRVTALDRLSLDIGPGVTGLVGANGAGKSTLIKILLGLSPATEGRAEVLGLDVTTSGAVIRERVGYMPEHDCLPPDVSATEFVVHMARMSGLPPTAARERTADTLRHVGLYEERYRPIGGYSTGMKQRVKLAQALVHDPQLVLLDEPTNGLDPVGRDEMLGLIRRVYTDFGISVLVTSHLLGELERTCDHVVVVDGGRLLRSSSTSDFTQITTTLAVEVTDSDTHPDGTAALREALTAAGVTLHAGVEEGLPGAGHILLLEATGEETYDTVRDTVAALGLGLVRMEQRRHHIAEVFRPEAAAQPMEVPVR, encoded by the coding sequence GTGATCGTGACCGAAAGCCTGAGCAAGCGGTTCCCCCGGGTGACCGCGCTTGACCGGCTCTCCCTGGACATCGGGCCCGGTGTGACCGGACTCGTGGGCGCCAACGGAGCCGGCAAGTCCACACTGATCAAGATCCTGCTGGGTCTGTCCCCCGCCACGGAAGGCCGTGCCGAAGTGCTCGGCCTCGACGTCACCACCTCCGGTGCCGTCATCCGTGAGCGCGTCGGCTACATGCCCGAGCACGACTGTCTGCCGCCCGACGTCTCGGCCACCGAGTTCGTCGTCCACATGGCGCGCATGTCCGGACTCCCGCCGACCGCGGCGCGCGAGCGCACCGCCGACACCCTGCGCCACGTCGGCCTCTACGAGGAGCGGTACCGCCCCATCGGCGGCTACTCGACCGGCATGAAGCAGCGCGTCAAACTCGCGCAGGCCCTCGTCCACGACCCCCAGCTGGTCCTCCTCGACGAGCCGACCAACGGCCTCGACCCGGTCGGCCGCGACGAGATGCTCGGCCTGATCCGCCGCGTGTACACGGACTTCGGCATCTCGGTCCTGGTCACGTCCCATCTGCTCGGCGAGCTGGAACGCACCTGCGACCACGTCGTGGTCGTCGACGGCGGCCGGCTGCTGCGCTCCAGCTCCACCAGCGACTTCACCCAGATCACGACCACCCTCGCGGTCGAGGTCACCGACTCCGACACCCACCCCGACGGGACCGCCGCGCTCCGCGAGGCCCTGACGGCCGCGGGCGTCACCCTGCACGCCGGGGTAGAGGAAGGTCTGCCCGGAGCGGGCCACATCCTGCTGCTGGAGGCGACCGGCGAGGAGACGTACGACACCGTCCGCGACACCGTCGCCGCCCTGGGCCTCGGCCTCGTACGGATGGAACAGCGCCGCCACCACATCGCGGAGGTCTTCCGCCCGGAGGCAGCGGCCCAGCCCATGGAGGTGCCGGTCCGATGA
- a CDS encoding M24 family metallopeptidase, whose product MTSAVTRERTAELRGFREVQRLAYECAEAVAAQLGPGVTEREAARMQREWLRERGVRDWFHLPFAWFGDRTAFAGFRIPLQFFPTGRRLEAGMPFILDMAPVFKGFTADVGYSGCLGPHPLHDRLLADLRAHRELILREVRERRSLREIYEDVDRLMVRQGYANRHREYPFGVIAHKVDRVGERRWSPTLFGFGTQSLKGLASDALHGHRDGWSPLWSPYRFSDHPPRPGLWAVEPHLGFRGTGAKFEEILVVTDSKDPEQSAFWLDDDLPHVRRWAEEEAASARHRAGGEASRRDS is encoded by the coding sequence ATGACCTCAGCAGTGACGAGGGAACGAACCGCGGAGCTGCGGGGGTTCCGGGAAGTGCAGCGCCTGGCCTACGAGTGCGCGGAGGCCGTCGCGGCGCAGCTGGGGCCCGGGGTGACCGAGCGCGAGGCCGCCCGGATGCAGCGTGAGTGGCTTCGCGAGCGCGGTGTGCGGGACTGGTTCCATCTGCCCTTCGCCTGGTTCGGCGACCGTACGGCGTTCGCCGGCTTCCGGATACCGCTGCAGTTCTTCCCCACCGGCCGGAGGCTGGAGGCGGGCATGCCCTTCATCCTCGACATGGCGCCGGTCTTCAAGGGCTTCACGGCCGACGTCGGCTATTCGGGCTGCCTTGGACCGCACCCCCTGCACGACAGGCTCCTCGCCGATCTCCGGGCGCATCGCGAGCTGATCCTGCGCGAGGTGCGCGAGCGCCGTTCCCTGCGCGAGATCTACGAGGACGTGGACCGGCTGATGGTCCGGCAGGGGTACGCCAATCGGCATCGGGAGTATCCGTTCGGCGTCATCGCCCACAAGGTGGACCGGGTCGGGGAGCGACGGTGGTCGCCGACGCTGTTCGGTTTCGGCACCCAGTCGCTGAAGGGGCTCGCGAGCGACGCGCTGCACGGCCACCGGGACGGCTGGTCACCGCTGTGGTCGCCGTACCGGTTCTCCGACCATCCGCCGCGGCCGGGGCTCTGGGCGGTGGAGCCGCATCTCGGCTTCCGTGGGACGGGCGCGAAGTTCGAGGAGATCCTGGTGGTCACGGACTCGAAGGACCCGGAGCAGAGCGCGTTCTGGCTGGATGACGATCTGCCGCATGTGCGCCGCTGGGCCGAGGAGGAAGCGGCGTCGGCGAGGCACCGGGCGGGCGGAGAAGCGAGCAGGAGGGATTCGTGA
- a CDS encoding HAD family hydrolase, producing MSFPYRLIATDLDGTLLRSDETISERTRDALAAATAAGAAHIVVTGRAVPWTRHILDDLGYQGLAVCGQGAQVYHAGEHKLLTSVTLDRQLAGLALSKLEAEVGPLAVAASRDGLDGNVIVSPGYQLQEGPLPVVPFDDPAELWSAPLNKLYIQHPGLDDDTLTRVARQTVGGLVDVVMAGAGIVEILPLGLSKATGLSLAARRLGVKSTQTIAFGDMPNDIPMFGWAAHGVAMANAHDELKAVAHEITASNEHDGIAVVLEELMRRS from the coding sequence GTGAGCTTTCCGTACCGCCTGATCGCCACGGATCTCGACGGGACGCTGCTGCGCTCCGACGAAACGATCTCGGAGCGCACGCGCGACGCGCTCGCCGCCGCCACGGCGGCGGGCGCCGCGCACATCGTCGTCACGGGGCGGGCCGTCCCGTGGACCCGGCACATCCTGGACGACCTGGGCTATCAGGGCCTCGCGGTCTGCGGTCAGGGCGCGCAGGTGTACCACGCGGGCGAGCACAAGCTGCTGACGTCGGTGACCCTGGACCGGCAGCTCGCGGGGCTCGCGCTCTCGAAGCTGGAGGCGGAGGTCGGCCCGCTGGCCGTCGCGGCCAGCCGGGACGGCCTCGACGGGAACGTGATCGTCAGCCCCGGCTATCAGCTCCAGGAAGGCCCGCTGCCGGTCGTCCCGTTCGACGACCCGGCCGAGCTGTGGTCCGCGCCGTTGAACAAGCTCTACATCCAGCACCCGGGCCTCGACGACGACACGTTGACCCGCGTCGCCCGGCAGACGGTCGGCGGCCTGGTGGACGTGGTGATGGCGGGCGCCGGGATCGTCGAGATCCTCCCGCTCGGTCTGAGCAAGGCCACCGGGCTCTCCCTGGCGGCGCGCCGCCTGGGCGTGAAGTCCACGCAGACCATCGCGTTCGGCGACATGCCCAACGACATCCCCATGTTCGGCTGGGCGGCGCACGGCGTGGCCATGGCCAACGCCCACGACGAACTCAAGGCCGTGGCCCACGAGATCACGGCGTCGAACGAGCACGACGGCATCGCCGTGGTCCTGGAAGAGCTCATGCGCCGGTCGTGA